DNA from Triticum aestivum cultivar Chinese Spring chromosome 7D, IWGSC CS RefSeq v2.1, whole genome shotgun sequence:
GCGGGGTTCagggaggccacggcgtggttatctcccccttacggcgcctcgattctcggaaggacagtaaaagcaaagatctgttgcggatctggcggagtaaaaaacagacttaatggaggatgacgtcacggcggattacccggagtccagaggatgacgtcactccgggttatgacctttACATGAATAGAAGCCGGGGATTTTTTTTCTGCAGAGCTGAAGATTGAcccgagccggctcaagtcaatctggggcctaatgttgaggatatagaccttggagtcacccgccaggatggccgggttactctaagggtcattaccagaagcccggagctaagtttcaagataatgggccagagatgggctgagacccggatatggcttaaagcccgtagttacaatcattgttatagtagacttgtagtgtaaggcaagtattgattagagtccgagccggacgctcttatgagccggccgggactctaagggctgctgggcgtcagcctccctatataaaggaaggacccggcagcggttcaagggcgacaacaatctctccgagagccgggataagtgtttagctccctggcgatcgtaaccctaatcaataacacctcaaactggacgtaggcttttaccttcaccgtaaggggctgaaccagtgtaaaccctcgtgttccttgtcccgcataaccccttcaagcttcctagttgcgatggctccacgactaagtcctagcccaaggacatctgccgtgacaattccacgacaggaaccgacgtggatcgtattcgaatcagcgtcgttaaacaactctcaaggtcatttgggggcttcctgttcaaacataggtcgtattcgaaccaaagagaacatagctgtcggtaccctcttgatcggcaacgccaaagccactgggggctatatgattgtattcgaatcttagcttaactcctttgggacggttttctaatcgtattcgaatcagaagcctcaaaaattttgaagtctctttttgcaaacagttttcggattttatttgaatttgatcatatctaaagtgtatatgaatggtggctatttaacccggtttgactttggataataagtcgccatcatatgacaatcttaaacatttggaagttttgatTTCTAAaggttgggttatcacccttactgcacaggtcatgtaaaccagcagtacaaattcaatatcacaatggttatatgtgagatattatgacccgtcctgcggtaaaccgtcaagggattttgtgatctacttgtgtgcaggataaaactacatttgggtggttacccgtcctggcttttgatgttaagtcgccagggcatatgttgtttaatctccgtgcaggatttacagagctatgatttacataaatgattaagttcaagcccatcatcaaagattgaaattggtgtctcaaaagggttatcaattcttgattttctcaaaggctataagccgccgggttataaaagtCCCGGCTTACAATAGAGGCGTATTAaattgccatcggccaagagccgccgggtatttaaactccgggtttacttatcaacagatgaggtattcaaagtcgctttggcgcaatggccattattttatcaatggatatgatttattctacaatggaaggaatagtcccgagtcgctgcaggcttacgacccggcacttgggggctacattattcaaagttgacattacatcaaatatgcaagtcccatgtcactgccagcatgcaccatggcatttgggggctaatgcaaagtcattttttgctcaacttattgaagacccgactcatcacattctaaatgagttggtccttgggggctaccaattcctcctgtcaaaaattcaaggtacacaagcattactccattatattgaacggtccactatttagttggtggagtacaaagctcttaaccttgtggacgtgggttcaagccccatggtggagactatattatatgatgttattatcaattatgtacaaagtcccagctcagtattatcttactaagccggcccttgggggctgcacattactgttcaaatttacatggttatatctacaaagtccctgctcattattgcataatgacccggcccttgggggctacactggttgaagttttcatgagcataaagcaattgcaagtcccaggttgctgcaagcatgacaacccggcacttgggggctacataatatggagtatttagttgttactagtgactgagatgaacaatatggatttcttcaaagtggcagcatttatattgaagcaagtcttaagccattaTTTTGTtttactcaagacttgggggctacaagtattatattattattgaagaaatattttcaaattctttgttttgagcaaaccagattgacccggcgttaccaatcattatgaccctgtgtctacaacccggcgtcatcaataatcatgaaccggtgttggcaacaatcatgacccggaattatcagcttttataacacggcaatggtggtaatcataaaccggcaagttctacatctttaaaccggctgaatatcagatgagtatttcaagaccaatatttcttaagccggctctttgaaagccgactcaagtggattattctttacaatatttctctacaagagaccaatgtcagcaaattgactctgaagctggcccatTGACCCGGActtttcaaaagaagtatctgAATTTTTTGTATTGACAAAGTTGAAACATATCTGCTAAAAGAAGATTtactatgagatcatggacatataCATATtaacaaggaaatgacaaggacttaaagatgatcaggtgccggttcaggaaaatatttaacccggaacacaacctatcaagtttgttcttgtgtttattttacaggatcagtttaacatgaataaatccaaattaaactgggggctaatgtcggggatataccacgcggtatgacccggccagaagtatgacccggccagacttggcggcTCACAGAGACCCGGCGAGTATTTGGTGACTTACTGATAACCCCAACGGCGgatcagatagaagactaggcccaaggcccagaaggccggctcgtgtgatggtgggccggcttaagaagaaagggatgatgaatatttcctttacgaggaagcaagacccggacttgtaattaacttgtaagaaaagatagactagtcctagtcctactaggactccttatgtaacccgcccctctaacttatataaggaggggcaaggcaccccaaagagggacaagtaacaagaaacaatctctagggctagacaccgagagccggttcccggcgactctcccgtgatcataatgagacctagcctcaaacaacatgtagggttgttaccggatgatgtttcccggggcccgaagctgtctaaatccttgtctcgtgttgcgtctctcgattccgatcaacccctctcaagctaccgcatagatgcgttggcctcacgactaagtcctcacactaggacatctgccgtgacatttCCACGAcaatcatgttgcttgtgcatttctcgttgttgattgtggttccgtttgcttgtgttcttgtcttgggtagagccaggagacgagttcgtgaacgaggaacctgtcgagtacgcttacgaggatcaagctttcgacaactctgagaaccttgcaggcaagatgaccaccccttgaaatcacttctatctttgctttgctagttgttcgctctattgccttgctccgctacctatcacttgctatatcatgtctcccattttagccatgtcagccctaaccatcctttcctagcaaaccgttgtttggctatgttaccgctttcgctcagcccctcttatagcgttgctagttgcaggtgaagttgaagttgttccatgtcggaacatggatatgttgggatatcacaatatctcttattttattaatgcatctatatattttggtaaagggtggaaggctcggccttatgcctggtgttttgttccactcttgccgccctagttactattataccgggattatgttccttgagtttgcgttcctgacacggtcgggtgatttatgggacccccttgacagttcgccttgaataaaactcctccagcaaggcccaactttggttttaccatttgccgcctaagccttttcccccgggttttcgcgagcccgagggtcatctttattttaaacccccgggccagtgctcctctgagtattggtccaaactgtcagtcgccggtggccaccaggggcaactctgggctggcctatcggaagcttggacaatccggtgtgccctgagaacgagatatgtgcagctcctatcgggatttgtcggcacattcgggcggctttgctggtcttgttttaccattgtcgagatgtcttgtaaaccgggattccgagactgatcgggtttttccgggagaaggtttatccttcgttgaccgtgagagcttatgatgggctaaattgggacacccctacagggtattatctttcgaaagccgtgcccgcggttatgaggcagatgggaatttgttaatgtccggttgtagataacttgacacttgacccaattaaaatacatcaactgcgtgtgtagccgtgatggtctcttctcggcggagtccgggaagtgaacacggtctgtgttatgaatgacgtaagtaggtgttcaggatcacttcgtggtcattgttagatgacgtccgttccgttgcttctcttctcgctctcatttgcgcaagttagccaccatatatgcttttgccgctgcagttccacctcattacaccatcctttcctacaagcttaaatagtcttgatctcgcgggtgtgagattgctgagtccctgtgactcacagattctaccaaaacagttgcaggtgccgacgatgccagtgcagatgatggcgtcgatctcaagtgggagttcgacgaggaacgtggtcgttactatgtgtcttttcctgatgatcagtagtggagcccagttgggacgatcggggatctagcatttggggttatcttattttcatctggtttttgaccgtagtcggtctatatgattgtattttggatgatgtatgaataatatttatgtattgtgtgaagtgatgattgtaagccaactctttatcccattcttgttcattacatgggattgtgtgaagatgacccttcttgcgacaaaaccactatgcggttatgcctctaagtcgtgcctcgacacgtgggagatatagccgcatcgtgggcgttacaggtaaGCACATAAATTTGCATCCTTGCCAAAATCTAGGTGGTCACACCACCCCATACCCAACAATCAGATCTTGCAGCCCAGAGAGAACCGCACCAAGATCGACATCGGCGGACCGCAACAACGGGGATGTGACAGGGAGCCAGATCCAGCGAGGTTGCCAAAGAATCCCGTAGCCACAAAGGGGCACTGCCATCCTACCACCGCCCACAGGACTGGTAGGAACGACCAGCACCCGTTGCGCCATCCATCAAACAGATCGGCGCCGCCATCTCCACCCGAGGTTGTCGCCCCGGCTTTCGGAGCTCCCTATGGCGGAGCAGGGCAGCAGGGCCCCACCGCCACATTCATTGGAGGCAAAACAATAGGGCCGGGAGAACCTCAGGTGGCGGCAGGGTggggagagagggagggtaggGGCTCGGGTGGCTAGGGTTGGTCGCCCTTGCGGGCGGCGCGAGATGTCTAGCTACAATGATCTCTTATTTCGGACATTTGTTTAGGCCGTTGAATCAACATCTGAACATTCTCTTACTAAAAAAACATAAGGCTATGGTATTTCCAATCTGCGTAAAGCTTCTTTCTACATGACGTTGATCTACTAGACCTTAGCACGACTTCTAGGCCATGATATACAGTGTCAGGCCGGCTCTGAAGATGCAGCCGCAGCGGCAGCGCACCTTCGACTCATGCTGAGATTGATTTTTACGGCTCCCTGAGGATCTGGTTGTAATTTCCTTGTTTTCTAACATTGGAGGTGTTGGGACCTGAACCAGACCGGCCTTTGCATTTCAGCGAAGAAGAAAAAGTCGATTTATTTACATAGGAAGGCCTAGGGTGCCCGTGGTTCCAATCAGGCTCCGGTTCAGGCTCACGTGCCATGAGGTATGCATGAAGCAGAGGAACTGGCCAACTGAAGGTCCTGCTTGATCAGACAAAAACCGTTTGTTCTGTTCCTCTTTTTGGGAGAGGCTTTGCTGGAAGATATCTGAATCTAGAAGACCTTACCAAATCAGCAGCAAGAAGCGAAGGATCAGTGCCCAGGATTACAAAGAAGATTGTCAACTTTATGTGCCTTCACTAGCACTTGCCAATCAGTCAAGAAAGAAACATTATGCCAAGAGAAGTCCCTCACACAATATATTCATACAAGTTGAAACCTGCCATATCTTAAGAGAACGCACGCCGACAACCTAAACAGCGCGATCTTTAAGTAGAACAGCTAATGATTCCAAAAAAAGTTGGGATCATGAAAACATATAGCCAATAATGGGTTCATCAGCAAAAAAGGTCATCGATAGTGAGATCAGACGCTTTCTCACAGAACGAAACATTTGCAACAGAATACACATACCGTCGATTTTTCAGGAAGAGCGTATTATTTACAGATGCACAGTTCCCAGATTGTGCATATTTAGGCTGAGTAATTAAttttttttgtagggaaatatgGAACAAAACTAGTCTATTCCGGCTGCATtatagatgtactccctccgttccaaattactcgtcatggttttagttcaaatttgaactaaaaccacgacgagtaatttggaacggagggagtacatacgcaCTGTTGAGTCCACTGTTGCAAAAACTGAAGTAACAAAAAAAGGCGTGACAGACCATGCCAAATCAAAATCAAGCTGTAAGTGGCCTTTTGTAGTCAGTAGCATGTGATTTATTTACTATGCAAAGAAAGAGATAAAATTATTTCATAAGGACCAGATTTCCTCCACTCCAACTGACCAATAGCTTCAGTCGGCAGCGGTACCGACATAGAGTAAGCAAACAGCATATAGCAATGTATATATATATGGATATGTAAGCTCCTGTTTTGCTCAACTAATCTGCTACATCTTtattggaaagaaaaaaaaaatccaCCGTCATAAGCAATTTATCCCATATGCTTTTACCAGCCGAAGCAATGTGCCATTTCCCATTTTTCTTGCAAATAAAcaaaacatgatgcacaaacatGGGGACACAAGCAGAAGAACGTATATAGCCTTCGCCATCCTGATCCTGGCCAGCCAAGCTCAGTATACTCTGACCATCAAATGATAGTTAACGAAACTGACGGTGACATTCTACATAAGCAATGCAAAGAAAATGGCACCTAAGACGTGCTACAAATCAGCGCACTATATCCAGAATCACATTGCTGTCATATATTGCAGACACATGAAAATAACACTAGGCTCTCATATACTTCTGCTAACTTCAATTTCTACATATACTCATGGTAGTTGAAAAACTCAGACATATCAGTAGCATGCCTACAAGAAACTAAACAGCAAGATCTTGCAGAGAACAGTGAATGAATCCTCAAAAGGTATGGATCAAGCATGTCAACTACAGTGTATTAACCATGGATTCAGCACTGAAAAGGGTCGTTGATTGCAAGATCGGCTGCTCTCCTCAAGCGGTAATGAATGCCTGCTTTAGGTAACTCCCAGAACACTGCAGAGATACCTGTGCGAAACTGTACATACTGCAATTCGTCTTTTATCTCCTTcaccttgtcagctgaagacaaGATCCCTTCGTCCGACACAACAACCAGAAAGAACTGCAGCTCCTCGGCATTCTTGGCGATGAACTTGACGAATTCAAATTCATTTTGATCCCCTCGGAAATCGTGAATAACCATCTTCTTGGCATGTGCTCTCAAGCAATCAACCTGACTGACCTCCTGATAGAACCTggcatgatgctccccactgggttCACTGGAAGTTACAGGTGGCTTATGCGGTGCAGACTGCAAATTGGTACCAATGTGAGACTAATTCGGCTAAATATTGATGATACCATTATAAAATGATCGACTGGCTGAAAGAACTGGGAGCTACCTCAATGTGCAGCGTCTCAACGTTCGGAAAGCATCTGAGGAAGCTGGCCAGTATCTTAACCTCGCCGGAGATACCCAAATTCACAGCCAACGCCAATATCTCGACGCTTGGAACCACAGTCCTTGCGCTCGCCATTGTGTCCGGCTGCAAAGTGGTCCACCAAGACATGGTACACAACATTACTCATGAAGTCATGAAGTGTTCCATAATCATACAAAACACATAATCTCGATGTGGATGGAATAAGTTTGAGAGACTGCAATAACTATGGTAACTCATTGACTAGCTACTTCCTGATCATAGAAGAGAACATGATGGATGGATCAATCTGGATGGAATAATTACAAGTTGAGAGAGAGATGGAGACCGAGAGACGTACCCTGATGACGCTGTCACCAATCTGCAGCTTGTGAGTTCTTGTGTCCAGGTAGCCGAGCACGCGCAGGTTGGGAACACAAGCGATCCTGACCGCCCCACCATGAAACTGCTGGAACAAGTAGAGCCGCTGCAGTAGCGGCGTGTCCACCACGGTGAACTCCTCAACCTTGGACAGCCCAACGAGCGCGCAGCTGAGGCTTTTGCTGCGGAGACGGACATGCTTGGGGCTATTGATGGTGAGCCGAAGGGATTCCAGAACGGGACAGGCATCGATCAAGCACTCCAGTTCCCGGTCGCCTATGACAATCCTCGTCAGGGTGAGAATCTGGAGCTGGGGAAGAGATATGTCGGCGCGGCGGGAGAGGTCGGTGGAGAACGTCCAGAAGTCCAGGCTGAGCTCCTGGAGCGAGCCGCAGCGGAGGATGTCGGCGGGAAGAAGGCGCGCGGAGTCGGGCTGGTTCACGGTCCAGTCGGGGTGGGCGAGAAGGAGTTGCTGCGTGCTCTTGTCGACGAGGAGGCGCGGCCACCCGGGGAGCTCACGGTTCAGGGAGGCGAGCCTGCAGTCGTAGAGGATGACGGAGCGGAAGCGGCCCGGGTGGTCGGCGAGGACTCGGGGTACTAGGGCATCGCGCGCGGGCTCGGGGATGCCTTTATCCTCGAGGACGAGCGGGTAGGAGCGCCAGAGGTGGCGCCAGCtggaggagagggcggcggcgctgGCAGCTTCCGTGACGGAGAGGTAGGTGAGGGTGTGATGGAGGACGTCGTCGGGGAGGGCGCCGAGGCGGTTCctgccggcggcgaggcgg
Protein-coding regions in this window:
- the LOC123167332 gene encoding FBD-associated F-box protein At2g26860, with product MADGTRSRVRRRRLAAGRNRLGALPDDVLHHTLTYLSVTEAASAAALSSSWRHLWRSYPLVLEDKGIPEPARDALVPRVLADHPGRFRSVILYDCRLASLNRELPGWPRLLVDKSTQQLLLAHPDWTVNQPDSARLLPADILRCGSLQELSLDFWTFSTDLSRRADISLPQLQILTLTRIVIGDRELECLIDACPVLESLRLTINSPKHVRLRSKSLSCALVGLSKVEEFTVVDTPLLQRLYLFQQFHGGAVRIACVPNLRVLGYLDTRTHKLQIGDSVIRPDTMASARTVVPSVEILALAVNLGISGEVKILASFLRCFPNVETLHIESAPHKPPVTSSEPSGEHHARFYQEVSQVDCLRAHAKKMVIHDFRGDQNEFEFVKFIAKNAEELQFFLVVVSDEGILSSADKVKEIKDELQYVQFRTGISAVFWELPKAGIHYRLRRAADLAINDPFQC